The Anoplolepis gracilipes chromosome 7, ASM4749672v1, whole genome shotgun sequence genome segment TCAGAGAGTGTACAGAAGGGACCAGAACACCGAAAGTTATTCCCAGAAAAACGACGAGCACTCGAAGATCGCACAGTAACTTCTGTCGCGGGTTTTCTGCGGTTTTAGGCCAGAGACCAATCAATTCCAAACATATACGATTCAATTTCACTGCCCATTCGAAGTCTTCCTACAACGATTGTGATAAgaccaatttttttataaaaaaaataatttaagttttaataattttaagtaaatttaaataatttaaaatattgaaagttaaaataataaaagtttcaatattttgtttgtcATTAGACACAAATAAACAACAGAATTAGTTAACTAAAGTGTGCAAAACTTTTCAaactgtttaataataatagataataataattagaataacgtttaataaattgcttgattgttaaaaatataaataaccaGCATGTCACAAAGTGCAATTATATGTTgacaatttgttaaataattacaaaaaataaaccaTAAActcagaaaattttaataatttcttctatataaacatgtataaCATGTATAAACACATTTCTCAACATTTCAAAACATAAATGCTTCCACTTATAATTCGGATTGTAATGTTAGACACCTTTGTATCctgaataatttgaattatccATATTGAATGCTGAGTAAGGACTGACGGCTGTGTCCATTGCAAACACCGATGTAactttgcatttaaaaaaaatattcatcgcatggaataaagtttttaaaagcGTAAGGGAAACGTTAGTggcttattaaatatttaatagagttgtgttctttttctccctttcttttaCGCGATCAACTAAAGTAATCGAGgactaaaaacaaaaaattgcgTACTTATAGACGAGTATTTGAATGGAAATGTCACGCGAATGCACATCTGTTACATTCTCATGCATTTTAGACATAGGTAGCGTCAATTCTGTCATGGTCGCCAGTCTATACAAAATGTTTGTCAAAAATAAGCTTCAGTAGTTCATGAGTTGACATgaagaaaattgtatttgaagaaaatattatcttctcattagtactttatttattaaaataattaaactaatttattaaactgaTTTTATAACTAGTTATTCTGATAttcgatgataaaaataataaagaatctaAGTacctatatatgtacatatgtatgctATACTTTTAATGAATgtaagacaaaaataaatttttattacaatttttaattcaatttcattATGCAAGTCATTTTCTAACATCACTGTTACTTTTGtttcttgttttaaattttgtatatttctatacatattgtgtatatagatctatttattattttttttttttttttttttgacaatgtGTAATTATCGTGtagaatataacaatatttgattaatatttataaaatcgataaatatagttattttataatgattgttaataattttgttattgagtttgtttttctatattttataaaaattaatacgtaaacatatatgcataaataaattcaaacctgcaaaattgcattatatcatatgaagtaaaaatattatgattaaatttatattgctaaatgataacataaattGAAATACACATTATAAGTTTCATCATTATATCAGCACTGAAGTTCTTTAACCAAAACTTAATATGTCTTACACTGTAAAATGTAATCATTGTTATGGGAAACACTTTTTCCTCGGTGAGATAAACGGATTTTctgcttttaattattacaggAATCAAATCTTGCGCTTTGCTTGGTTCTATATACCACTCTTGATTAcagacaaaataatatattctcgcacttaaaaatatttaaaaaattcttttgagtactataatcataatattttacaactgAAAAAGAGGTAAACTTTACCTGGGCCATTAGAATTTCGCCGATAGCTCAATAAAGGCACATGTGAGCgaatacattaattacattGCTTATGAAAAATAGCAACCGAATGAGTGaaacattatttctttttgcaagtaaatgattaaatcgagacatacataaaaaaatataatttttatatattgacaaaaaagtttaaattacacTATTATGTAGCTGTTGTTTTTAATCgggtaatatttatatacatatacataatattcctctcaatattattctttatttcgttattaagattatataaatatgtgaattACATAGAAAAAccttatcattatttttaggCACTCACgctaattataagaaatccGTAAAAAATGAATCATAAACCAaaacaaagataatataagtaatattacatatgtatgtatctttTACAAATGCAATGGccttataaagtaatatatttgttatatttatggcAGATTGTAAGCatggttttaatttaaattaaagcaaaatcaaaattttgaaaaataggaAGATTAAATGGTTTTATGTGCGATTGTTCttaagaatagaaaaaaaacatttttgttttttattatatgtatttatatcaatattatacataaaaattggaagaaaaaatgcaaaaaatgacACAAGCAAAAGGAAAATAGCAACCGCATGTGATTCATCACGCAGctctttaaaattgtatgaatGTTCGCATGAAGTTTATCCATGCAAACGAGCTGCTTGAGGATGTCTAATTGGCTGTAGATATAAAACACAACCAGTCGTAGGAAATTATCGATTCGCACGTAACAATTGACagcgtagaaaaaaaattggaatgcGCAATATACATCAACGTATTATGATTCTTTTACGTCATACGTGTAATAGAATTATATCGGTCTACCTGAATTGGTGATATTCATCAGATATCTTATGCAGATTTCAAAAATCAGTGAAACAATAACGAAGATACAGGCTAATAAGATCATAAGCGAGCGCGATGATCACGCGTGCGGTTTTAGCTCTTGTCACTATCgagtttctctctttcgcggCCTTCTTAGCCTTTGATTACTAAATGATTTGATAGGGTTTCAGGTTCATGAAAGGTATGTCCTTTGGGATTTAACATTGATTTTAAATGcttgctttttttctctctcaatctTGTAAAATTCACAGcatatttcaatcaaattttGCAGTaagatcaataatttatttacaaacaatatacatttaataattaaacgatttttataactatcatattgtgtcagaaattgcataaaatatttctaatttttttcattaactttTCGTTGTATGCAAAACAGATATATAACCACCTGATGTTTTTATTAgctaaaaacatattttttaaatagtgaattattattttattagttaaaaacatattttttaaatagtaaataatgcGATTTCTAACGTCATCCTGATATGCaattaatcgaaattaaaGACGATTGGCATAGacagacataaaaaaattaaatgtctaaaatatttgtaatatcaaagattattgtataagaaatttaaatgtgtaaaattttagTGTCATTTAAgtgcttttaatatatataatagttataatcaaatattaaaatatcttacccCACAGAATGTAGCCATTGTCATAGGAAACACTTTTCCGGCGGTGAGATAAATAGGTTTAGCACCTCTGATTAGTAATGGTAACAAATTCCTCGAATTTTTTGAATCCACTAAATACCATTCGTTACTGTACGCTGCGTAATATATCTCATTACACTTAAAAGAatatcaagattatttttagatacaaattattattttttgttttataataaaataaaaatcagccATTCATCTTCTAaagtatttgtataaattacgaattgacatatttatacacaaattataaatacaattagctaatttattttttctgaaaatttgcTATACATAAGACACATTATCAGACATATCATCTTTATGATTCTGACCATTCTGTtgcaaaacaatattatttagtttcctaaaaaaagtttacgtcaaatacattttttacaatatttaatttaattaaaaatatgtaaaattgttaaaaaaaattattcttattttatatatagaaatcaatattaatttgttgtgtaacaaatgtttaatttttaatagtacaataatcaaattttttgtagATTAAATCGTGTAATTAATGTCATATATGTaacttgaattaattatattataaaagaaaacaatttcatCTACCTTGGCCATTAAAAATTCACCGAGAGCACAATATAAGCACGTATgtgcaaataaattgaaaacacTGGATATAAAATACACCAAGTGAGCGAACGACAGATCATTTCCTTCGTCAAATAGCTAATCaatttgttgaattaaaatttacaatttattaattaaaattgttaaaaatacaaatctgaatattaatttgcaatatgataatatgttatataaaaatagcttttctcacatttttttgtaaaatgcgATATTGATGTTTTTtatcattgaaaattaatttaaaccaAGCTTTCAGACACTTACGCTAATTATCCGGAAACCGTAGAAAGCAAAGAGTATCGCAAAGTACATGAATAACGCGAGAAGTATTATATTGTACGCATCTTCTATAATGTCGATGgctctgtaaaaaaatatcattttgcgTGCGTCACAAGTACatattcgatgcagaatcgaATACTTTTTCATGCGAATCTTTTGTCGGCAATTTGCGTGTATAAAATAGCAAACCTGAGCAAACGGATATGTTTTGCCACGCAGTTTCTCAGCATATCGCGTGAATTGACATATTTATCCAAATGTATCAAACGATCCTGAAGAATGTCCAATTGGCCGCAAATGTGAAATACCAGCAGACCGAGAAAATTATCGATTCCGGTATAAGACATCATGGCGAGAAAAATGTAGACGGTCTGACTGACAAATGTCAATTCGTACTGTGGCCGTCTCGTTACGTCGTAGACGTAATGAGTTTGCAGCGGTAGTGGTTTACCCGGGTCGGTAATGTTCGGAGTCAGTCTCATCGACATGCCGAACCCGGGAAGGATGATGATGAAGAAGCCCGCTACTCCCATTATGCAATACGCGCACGTGATAATTATACGCGCACTCCGCGCCCTTCTGATCATCATTCTTCTCTCTTGCGCGCTCTTGGACCTTATCCAATCCTCTGCGATCATGCCCATGATCGGTACGATAGCTTCAAAAGTGCCAATATATTGAATGATTCAAGTACATGCTTAATAGTACCGTTAGAAATTACTTAGGCAGAAAAATTACTCGTCATGATTAatgttaatgttaaataaaataaaagaaagattatgaaaaagaagaaactctgaaatataatatttctcgtCTCTCACATGTTTGACAAAAAGGAGAGGagaataatgtataatgtataatatataataaacaaaacataatatataatttctgcaatttttgaaattctctACGcggtaaatttataatttctgttataaacaattattaatttatttttcccgtaattatttcatatttctcgtaatataaatttattattttattaatttattattttttcatattatttatataaaagacacCGAGTCTTGATTcaatttacatgtatattatcgcattttatagaatagaattatgcttataaaaagtatatttttacgtCTTTATACCTTCTTTCTTCCACCAAAAGATCACGATTCTTATCGAGCAGCTCACAGCTGGCAATGTGAATTGTAAATTATCTAGCATTAGCATAATATTCccttgaattattattagagagTGTATAGAAGGGACCAGGACGCCGAAAGTTACTCCCACAAAAACGACGAGCACTCGAAGATGGCACAGTAATTTTTGTCGCGAGTTTTCTACGGTTTTAGGCCAGAGACCGATCAAGTCTAGAGCGATACGATTTAGTTTCACCGCCCATTCGAAATCTGCCTGTATAAATCTTGTTAGTAAATCGAAGTTCATGGAAAGCATCGCATTATGttacaaaacaaataaatttacaattaaatgcaaaatgcataaagaataatttatctaaaagtCACATAATTGCTATTCACTATGCACACAAGTTCAGTATAAttagttgaaaataatattattatttatattattaataaataataaccataaaaaaattgttaacaatTTCAAGTGGCCGTAATcatagatataatttacatgTCTTTACAACCGACACCTTTAcaacactaacaataagtaagaggtgaaaagtgaaaaaatttaattaaaataatacggtataagtaaataaaacgttcaagattaaaaatattgcaccaTCAAAAGAGatcgcaaatataaaaatattttttacaagactGCCCCTTTTCCAATCACCACCACGACAAGCATCTCGGTATCTGAAGTTAGAACCATCCATATCAAATGTTGTCTAAAGACTGATGTCCGCTCCTTTTTCGCAAAATGACGTTACCTCCTGCATGACAGGAGCATCTCTCGCGCATGCTCGCGATAAAGGAAGCTCTTAAAAACGCCGAGCAATAAACTCGCGATAAAGTATCTTAAATATTCAGCAATTATCGATCCTTGTTTTAAGTTTCAGCAGCACGCAAAATATTCGTGCgaacaaaaaatttagtaataacAGACGAAGGAAAAAGGACGTGTACACCTGTTATATTTTCACGCTTTTATAATTGTGGTCTAGAGCTCTGCTATAGTTAATAAAccattatgtattatattctatCGTGTCATTGCTCTTTCTTTGAGGGAAggatagataaattaaaaaaactgttaCCTGAAGTTTAAAAAAGTTCGTGTTTGTCGCGTAGAGCATATTAAAGGTTCAATGGCCGAtaaaaacgaattaaaaaaagtattatatattctcaaacttaaatttcaaacttttacaTTCACGAGAGACTTCAAatcctgtatatgtatatacttatgtatatacttCATCGAAGAATGTATCGGTGATGTAAAATGCAAGAAAAACTTTCACTCTTTTACAGGGAGTGAATTAAATAATccacaaataatttatttctatttggattgatatatctcttttgtcattctattctataattatctaattggAGATATATTACACCTAATCCTATCATACTGGAGCAAATGCTATACTAACGTAattttcatacttttattCTCGCTTTGCCAACAAAAATGATATGTAGCTGGCCGACGTTTTTAATAGCTAAAACAAATGCACAAACATAATAAGatgagatttttaatttttaaaaacttttaaaataattttaaatatttttgcaaaaaatacaaattaaaaaattagatattaaaagaaatttttccttttttttatattcatcaaagaaaaaaggtgtaaatgtaaatatacatatatctttttgatataataatatagatagtaattatttaaatttatgtgttTTAGGTGGGTTTAGCATGTAATAATCTTACGGTACAGAACGTGGTCATGGTgagaggaaatatttttcctgCCGTGATACGGAAGGACTGATTGCCTCGTCTCATTAATAAGATAAGATTCCTTGCCTCTCTAGGCTCGAGTTTGTACCATTCAAGATCGCATATAGTACGATATACTCCTTCGCacttaacaattaatatgcaaaataatatattgagatAATGTGACGTACGATATTgttatacaagaaaatattctacCTATAAATTCTCTACAGTATGTAATTACTCACTTGCATCATCACAATTTCCCCTGCTCCGCAATAAAGAAATGTATGCGAGAGCAAAATACTAATACCAATTAATGGAAAACATAATCGCGAGAAGGAAAAAGTTCCTTCGTTGATCACCTGGACAATATACCttgctaattaataaaaacagattaATGTGAATCAGATCAATATTATGcagataaaaaattggaaagaaagaaaaagtaaaaaatatttcctgcaataaataaaaatgcgtaaaaaacgttaaaatgGAAGTCTTTTAAACAACTTACAGTAAGCAATAGAAATCCATgtagacaaaataaaatagcgaAATAGAGCACTAAACTCAACATCATTAATGTAAAGGTCTCTTCAATCATATTGgcaaatctataatatatttaataaataaattatattattttaatatacttaatatatatatattttttttcataaaatatataattttaaaatctgataTACATACttcaaatttcatattttaatttatattttctgtaactctcgatcatttatattaaatagatttagatttacacatacaaaatcgtttttattattatttatattttaacaaaaagtgcaaataatagaaaatggaatttaattctatataattaacacaaaaTGTCAGAAACCTTTGTCTCATAttctaaatttgaaataaactaaaaacatctccttttctctctctctctctctctctctctctctcacatacacattaacatattaaattattaattacttaaaatttaatttttttttcaaagcaatgcacaattgtttttttttacataatctctttataaataaaagccAAAAATATTGCTCTTTATATTATTGgactattattattgttaagatAATGATGAATAACTGTTAGTAAAActaatttctttcaaaaaaaagcatttctagattttatttcttataatcatattattgaTTGACAATTGCAGATACCTGATAAGTCGTAGATGATTCACCACAGTGTTCCTCAGAACACGAATGAAATTCTGGCACGAAGTCAAAATGGATATATGGCTTTTGAAGTTCTCTAACTGGCCACAGAAGTGAAGGATCGCGAGTCCAAGAAAAGCGTCCACTGACGTGTAAGTAACAGCGGCCAGGAAGATGGTGATGGCTTGAATGACGTACGTCAGCTCGAATTGCGGGCTCGGATCTGTGTCGTAGAAATAATAAGTCTGCAAGGGCAACGGCTTGCCCGGATCTGTGAGATTTGTCAAGTGCCTTGTCAATAGCAAGCCGAAATATGGAAGAACGACGACTATAATGAACGCCAACACCATCAGAACGTATCCACTGATGACGATCATTCGAGCGATCTGCGCTCGTCCTATCATCACCTCCCTTTCCTTTACCGTTTTTAATTTCGTCCAGTCTTCCGCCATCATATTTACGATGGATAAAAGTGCTTTGTGTGAAATACagtaatcatttataaaattatacaacatatcctccttttaaaaatattgaatgtatttttaaaacatttcttcTTCATGGTTTTTATAGTAAAcacgaattaaaaaatgtaattaaaaataattttgatatttttctacatttattttaaaaaatgtaattaaatttttatttttctaaaattttgataatccTAACTGTACATACCTGTCCGTTTCCACCGCATGATGACAAGTTTCAACGAGACCACTAGCAAGGGTAAGGTAACTTGGATATTGTCTATCATAAGTATCATATCGCCCCAGACTCGTACAAGGGAACATACGAGGGGAATACCAGAGATAAATGTAACTATTACGAAAATAATAGCCACGCGAAGATCGGAAGCGAACTTACTTTTAGCAATTTCATCGCTTTTGGGCCATAAACCGATCAGTTCCAAACCTAAACGATTTAATTTCACCGCCCATACAAAATCTaccaacattttaatattatcataaaaagttagtttgaaaaattaagaaaaaatatatatctctaaatagatcgaaaataaagtttttaaagataagtttaatttttcaagataatattaaaaaaaaaatttttttggaaattGTTTATAGatcataattaaacttttattaatttaaatatatatatgtatttagctaataaaattgatacaaaatttatttaaagaaaataaatatatatatatatataatatatatatatacttttaaaataatttggatttaaaaatatcataatttctgaaaaaaatcctAAAAGAATCTCTTGTTTcttgtctaaaaatatatatacttttttaaaatacttaaatactcccttaataaattttataaattaacatggatattt includes the following:
- the LOC140667794 gene encoding odorant receptor 9a-like produces the protein MDGSNFRYRDACRGGDWKRGSLADFEWAVKLNRIALDLIGLWPKTVENSRQKLLCHLRVLVVFVGVTFGVLVPSIHSLIIIQGNIMLMLDNLQFTLPAVSCSIRIVIFWWKKEAIVPIMGMIAEDWIRSKSAQERRMMIRRARSARIIITCAYCIMGVAGFFIIILPGFGMSMRLTPNITDPGKPLPLQTHYVYDVTRRPQYELTFVSQTVYIFLAMMSYTGIDNFLGLLVFHICGQLDILQDRLIHLDKYVNSRDMLRNCVAKHIRLLRAIDIIEDAYNIILLALFMYFAILFAFYGFRIISLFDEGNDLSFAHLVYFISSVFNLFAHTCLYCALGEFLMAKCNEIYYAAYSNEWYLVDSKNSRNLLPLLIRGAKPIYLTAGKVFPMTMATFCGLIKTSGGYISVLHTTKS